The genome window gggtactatactgtatacttttcctattttctttttttatatatatatttagttaaGTTTGTGTTTAATAGTTTGCAGCTTGGTAGTTTACTATTTtataatcattattattattattgttttgttttttgctttgtttttgtttgtttgtttgtttgtttgtttgtagagcactttgtgctttgtgcttgaaaagtgctatataaataaatgttattattatttataattattatataacatTGATGTATAAAAGATATGGAATTCTGAGTGGAGAGTCTTAACATGACATTGACATCTCAATATCATTATATTTATGCTGTTGAAGGTTATGGATTTACTAAACCTTGACAGGCTCCTGCTAGTATCTGTGTATGCCAGTAAACTGTGAAGGCTGACATTCATGGGGAAAAATCATATcagcaacataaacacaaacattacaTCCCATATAAACAAATACTGGGAGGTTAAATGAAAGAGCACATTTGCTcacaaataataaaatgtgtTAGATCTTCCTGTACACTGAAAAAAATGGAAATAGGGGGTCTTTGATTTGACACAAATTAATTTGATATATGCAACATGATTGTTTTATATTCCGCTTGCAAACGTGTTTTAATTAAGTAGATTTCAAGAGATAATTTTTGAATGCTGGATGTATATGAAGGTATATTGGCtgcaaaagtggcgagcacatttaactgcagattttgcatgtgcacactaaagtcataaataagtgtaacagtaaagttgaagttgtacatatttttttatatcttgttaacacaaaataggggctacaggttcacaaatcctttttacaggtacacaaatcctatcctgtgagtcacaactttcaagaGTCATGCACTCGACACTTTTGCACCAATCGTTGCAGCGCAGTTGGtgcgaaacacatttgcacatccgtGTTTCATAAGAACATACGCAACATTCGTGCGTAAATGTGAACTAATGCATCCGaagttgtgcatctgtgaaatAATTTCTCATTAATAAAATTCTACAGATCGCTTTGATTTTCTTGCATGACTACAAGTCAATTGATACAAGTGCTCGAATCTGCTTCTACGAAAGTGGCGATACTTTTTGCTCCTGGCTAGGTGATATAATAGGAGCAAAAAAGATTTGTATATGTGCACGTCGGCGAATCGATCGATCGAGAAAACAAAGGCGGCGGATCTGGATCCTTGTTTTCTCGATCGATTCGCtcgacgtgcacacatacaaatctttttgctcctattattattattactattactattatacTCCAGAACAcattattattctattattcATCACATCCTAAAATTTGTGATCATCTCAGGaagaataaagtatctatctatctatctatctatctatctattgtattcgtctttttgtttctttttatcATATGGTCGTTTACAACAGTGGCTGACTTGAAACTTGGATTAACGTGCTAATCaataatgtttttatttcagtgtgATATAGATGCTGGCCGAGTGTCTCCTGAGGGGACTTTGTATCTACATGGGGAAGatcctgaaaactttgtgcaggAATATGTGATATGTACATGAACATGTCTATTTTCACATTCATTTCTCAATAGGGCTTTGTTAGAGGGTCTCATTTTCTTACTGTTATGTGCATTTGTCTGCCTAATTCAGGGCATGGATGGAGTTGATGTCATTGAAGACAACTGTTGGGGTTTATGTCCTGAGAGAACATGAGTCAAGTGAATCAGAGGACATTGGGGTTGTACTCCAAGGAATAAAGTTTTGACAGATCTACATGGCATACCGTTAGCTGTCACTATGATGTTGGAGTTGATAACCTCATGTACCTGCCCGTGCTTAGATACACCTTTGAGGCATTGCAAAAAATCTTCATGGAGCTGGATGAAGGCAAACTCCCAAGGTTGGATAAAGAACAACCTGTTTCAGTGAATGActttccatttttattttttgaaaaaGAAATACTGTTTTTACTATGTTGAAACCTGAAAGGACTATCAATGGCTGAGTgaccacgggtcatggaatctttttgtggatgtttttttagtattattatttattcattatctTTATTTTAGGAACTAGAAATGTCACCTTTTGGTCAGTCATCTTTGAATCTGGTCCATCAGTCTTCAggcctgatctctctctctttctttctcttctttccctctctctcttctccctttctccccttctctctcttttctccctctctcgcttccctctctcctcttcctctctcactcctttatctttctcctctccctcctctccctgtgATGTTTGCTGCACTTTTTTCCATTTGTCAATTGCTGGATAAAAAACAATACTGTGTATTTCATGTTGCTTTCAATAAAAATTGACTACTAAACTGACTTGACTCTTTTCAGTAAAAAGATGTATAACAGATGTCTGcaattctagaaaaaaaaaaacagttaaaaGACACTGTTCTTTTACAATCTATTACTATTGACATGATAAAATTACTTTAGCATTACACAATACATTGGTATTACATAAATATGAAGGTATTATCTtcattcaattatttttttatgtaatactagcctggctagcgccaccacttctcaatgagacgtggtctgggaaccaaacgttaattttctcgtatttgaaaaaaatgcccagatccgtttattgggtgccacggatgtctatcaaatgcgtctgtgcatagctcatcatcgtcttgctttcccccctgttctgtgattggttccctatctcaggcgaaaatttgctccatggtctccaggctgccttagcagcgtgaatcaaatcgcgcgcaaggcagcatgggaacacccaggctaatgtAATACGATGTGATTTCAATGTGTAGGTTTTACAAGAAATGATTAACTAGAACAAAAGTGTAAAAATTGTGTCAGTTGGACACATTCTGATCATGTGGGACTGATGTACACATTAAAATCATGTAAATTcaaggaagtttttttttcagtgtagtGTTTCATTTTTGGGTGATGTTTGGTGAGCTGTCTTCAGGATTAGCCAACTAAATATTACTACAAGGAGTATTAGATATTGTCTTCTGTATTGAGAGTTAAAATAgattaaagacaaaaaaaatctttattAATGTCTTACAATCTTTATTAATGTCTTACCTCAATAAATGCAGAAATACAGATTCATAAAATAGAGATTTTATTGAAAGAGAAACCACAACACAAAGTAATTTACATTTAGATTTTTGAGGATTATACAGATACACATTTGTCTATTTGTGATTAAGGGTTGATACTATTTGTTGATACTATTTGTCAGTTGCAATATGATATAGGGTTGATACTATGTGACAGTTGCAATATGATTACATTATGACATGAATATTATAGATCttgatatattatataatattcctgcaaaaacaaaaaaaatgggtAGATTTCAAATATGGATAAGGTTGCACAGTGAAAGAAAATGAATCCAAGAAAATTATATTTCACTTAAACTGGTTTTCATTTTTACTGCTGTCAAACATACTAATTCACAGTGTCagaataagacaaaaaaaaagtttggggagCGATTCCTGACTGTCACtgttatgcccttgagcaaggcactttacCCTTAGTTGATTGACATataagtggctttggataaaagcttcgggcaaataagtaaataagaccCAAACTATGCCCATCTTTTCTTTCATAATTTGACTCAAAACAGGAAGGGttcaaccagagactttctaatgaggagacacagcactcaaaaaatcctccatagaaatgcatggggttagtttgtaacgccaatatggccgttgtctacacatatcccaccccttcctcgccaaaacgtcgacatgtgtatacattgagccaatcgtggtgtgatgtgactacattgagccaattatgtgctgtgttgtgcagacatcgtgccaatcatgtgttgtgaactcgccgctggagcacggttggtgtcgtgaagccttgcgcacgcacatttctgccgaataggatgcccgatgagtacccaaaaagcgttgcgatatggccgctgagtggagggacttgcctaaaaggactttgatttaACTGATTAAATAATGCCACACTGTATCTTGTGCATCAGCTTGCCAGTAAGCACAAATGAAACATACATTTCACAATATCTGCAAAGTGTTGAAGCTGCATCATTGTTGAAGCACATGTTACAGATCCAGCTGGTGTTGTCTTATCTTTGAATGCCCAGTAATATGCTATCTATATTTTAACTTCCTTCTTTCCAGCTTTTGTCACATCCATCATCACAGTAAGAGAGTCAGATGTCTCAATTTGTTCAATTTCCTGGCACTGTTTTGTGAAGCCCTCGATACAAGGACCAGCACAAAAAATAACAGACCCGTGTGTGGACTTGAGCTCTTCTGTCTGCTGATAGATGAAACTCATCTATATGGATGACTGAATTCAAATCTCACAAGTGAAATGAATCCTTGTGTCATGGTGTTTTGATCAGATTCTGATTGACCCATCCACCTGCGTTAAAGTCTAGTTTCAACATCTCCATCAGCCACTCGTCCTTCTGTGCCCCTTCCATGAACTCTGCCAATGATATTTGAcctaaggagagagagagagagaagaagaagtgaTTGAGAGAGGTAGATGGAAAAAGGGATGGCCAGAGAatggacaaacaaacacacatataggcTACGGTcaaaaggacagacagacatatgcATGGGTGGACACAGATGAGAAGACAGACAGAATTCGGTGTGGCAATTCTAAATAGCAACATTCCATGCCTCTTCTTTACCTGCCCCCTCCTACCTGGCTAATCCAGTTACCTGATacctggggcagccgtggcccactggttagcactctggactctggaccggttcgagccccgaccagtgggccgcgactgaagtgcccttgaacaaggcacctaacccctcactgctccccgagcgccgctgttgtagcaggcagctaactgcgccaggattagtgtgtgcttcacctcactgtgtgctgagtgtgtttcactaattcacggattgggataaatgcagagaccaaatatccctcacgggatcaaaagagtatatatactatacttatactaatcCTTATTGGATTACTTGATTACTCCCACATAATCAGACTTAACACTCCACACTTACCATCATGATTCTCATCAACCAGTTCAAATATTCTGTCACACATTTCAGCGGGAGTCATGCCAATATCCGTGTTCTTGGTCTTCATTTTGTAAATTATCTGCAAAAAGGGGGAAAGTGAgacagttttattattattttactgaAGTATTTTTCTTTAATGACAATATTGTTGATTGTTGATGAATTATTGGTGAATATTCGGTTATACACAGCATGCTTTGCTTAGCTTTCATAACCAGCCTAATAGCAGATTCTTTTACACTGATACTGGAAGAGTGTAAGTTAGGACAGCGAAGCTATTTAAGGTGTCCACTCTTACCTCGTTAATCCTTACAATTAGGCCACACTCATTTAGCATGTGTCCTAACACAGCCGACTTTAGGTAACAGATCAACAGGCCAATGACCAAAGCTGACCTGACCAAACCTTAACTGAACTTAACCTAAGCTAACCTATCCTTACCTAACTTAACCTAACCATATAACTATAGCTCCAGTCAAGTTTTTCATAACCTCTGTTTAAATCTATTGAAAATATTTTGAACAAAGATGTGAACAGTTCAGATGCTAACAGTTAAGTCCACCTTTACAAATGtgcaaaaaacatgttgttTTATTGTCAATCCCAGgccattttttttgccatttgggtgttttcatttaattaaaataaatcagaTCATCACAACCCAACCAATTCAACACAAATGGacttgcatctgaacccttcatctATTTCATGGTCTGTTGTTAGATTCAAATGCACGTGGATTATAATAATCTACATCAGGCCTTGATGAGATTAACTAAATAACATGGATACATTAATAATTACCACCACATATGCACTATAATGTGTGAATATtaattaacatttaacattgaTTTTTTACTCTCTTACCTTAATGATGTGTCTGATTTCTTGACGGTCAAGGCGGCCATTTCCATCTCCATCGTAAATTTtaaatgaccacttcagtctGTCCTCCAGCTTTCCCCGGAGTACAAGATGCAACGCTGCAGTATATTCCATGAAGTCTAATTGGTTGTCCTGCAAGGAAAAATCACACCAAAAAACAGAAAGTTACTCCTCAGCAAAGTACACATATTCCAGACCAGCCAGCATTATCCACAGcatcagcaacagcagcagtgtAGTTATATGGGAATGATCACATACTGAACAATTGTCATCTTACCCTGTTTGTGTCAAAGGAGTGAAATATCGTCTCGATGTAGATGTTCTCCTCTTCAGATGTGCTCTGTACTCCGAAGATCCGTTTGAACTCGTGTAAGTGTAATGCTCCACTCGGGCATTCCTTGATAAATGTCAGGCACAAGTCCTGAATTTGCGCAAGGTCTACCTCCTCATGTTCTGCACTCTCTCCTTGTCCCATTTTGTCCAGCAATGTGGTCAAATTtttgagagaaagaaggagctACAGAGAGAGCTGGTCACCATACGCTTGGCTATGAACATCTACTCACTCTGACCAACTGGCTTACAACGACACCGTAGATTAAAGGTGTTAAAGATGGCAGGGACTTATTTTTAAATGTCTGTTAAGCTGCTGTGACTTGACCTTACAGCTAACCTTCTGTAATGTTCCCTTAAATAACCCACTGGGGCATATAACCATGGGAAATAAGAAAGAAGTATAATGTCATATTACATGTAATTTTGCTTGAAATTAGATATTAGCTGTGATATTTGAGATATTCAGCACTTTGACCGAGTACTGATTTTTGTCCGGCAGGTTTCACCCTATGAACTCACTACAGTGACACAAAGTTTTGTTCAAACTCAGGCGCTCCGGAACGAGTTTCAAAGTGCAGGGGCATCTTCAATCAGACACCCAAATGCTACATTTTCCCGCAGTCAGAGACAGAAATGGAATCATTTACATCTTATAACTTACAGCTACAGACTGCTAACATTTAAGATAGGACCACAAACATGCATTTGACAGCTAGGGCTTCAGCCCCAAATGTGATTTCAAAAGTAGACAGACAACGCCTATTTCaagctaaacaaaaaaaaatatgtggaCGGACGCCTATAACTGTGGTTCGTGACAAACTCAGGTCTCTTTCAAAGAATGTAAATGTCCCTTTGTTACAATTGCAGCTGATCTCCCTTACTatgttaaatatttaaaaagtagcctacaatactGCATTtttgagcgagcgagagagagtcaGATTTTTGGTAGTTTGCTAATTGACTAAAGCAAGACTTGAGTATGAATATCacaaatttaaaaatgaaaaagaaaagatgcAGGCAAAGAGTGACAAGGCTGAAGTTAGAGGAATCTTGTGTCCTTTAGAGGAATCTTGTGTTGCTGTAAAATAGTACGCGAGAGTGCTGCTGACTGGCATAATTCACAGGTAAACAGAATGATGTGAAATAGGATAACCTGCATGCTCTATTTGAACATTGCTAGTAATCTCAAGTGATATACAAACCCAGAGGGGGCTTGGTAGATGTTTTGGATAGATCGCAGCATCTTGTATTAATAATGACCTATTTCTCAGTTAGATTTACGTTTAGGCTCTCAGGTAAACGGCATGATGTCCACAtgaaatgtagcctaattttttgtcagcagaAGTCCGTGTTACAGTATAtagtcttttgggcccccaccgtcaacttcaaggcagtgttgcctggaaggcgctagggttgggtgagggttaggattaggattaggtgccttgaaggcgacggtggcagcgctgccttgaagtcgataaggggggcccaaaagaccatcaagcGAAGACCATCAGCAAAAGTGGTTTGGGAAACGAGCACTCAGATGTGACCTGCAGGGGCGGAGCTAGAGGGGTGGCCGAGGTAGTAGTTACTGTAAGCCACAGGTCCCTCCATAAGTTTCAGTTAAAAGTATTTGACAAGCCAAGATATTTGagaaaaacatttacatttatggtaacactttattttaaggttcacatATTAGCCACTAGTACATACCTAATTAATGcctgtattagtgacttgtaaGGCATGTGTTAGACAACATTAATCATTTGTTAGGCGTGTATTcacaaatttcttgttcatgaaGAATTAGGCCTTGTGTAAGGCATGTGTTGCCTAACACATGCCttacaagtcactaatacagACATTAATAGTGGCACAGAAAAATCTTTTGcagtgaacacccctgaccactcggtgagtttcacatctttgtaaattaaagtttaggaaggattgttctagtgcacctatgcagccaTTGTGGAGAAACCGAAAACTCTCAGACCAGCAGCatatgtccaaatttcaatctcaATCATTCTATTTCACCAGAAacaatctgaaaacagggctttgagtgtaaaataccgaacttgtcctttaaaataaagtgttaccacattTATTAATTTGGCAGACAAGCGACTGACATATCTCAATGATATTACCAGGTCCATTGTCCTCAGAGCAACTCAGAGGTAAGTGCCCTTCTTAACGGTacataatagtaatagtaataacaataacactATTAACAAGATGAAATGTCAACAATGGAAATAATGATTTTTCATAACAAAAAACATACTGTGTAAGAGAATGAATTAAGTGCAAGGTGAAAAAAGAAGTCATTACACATTTCTTGAAAGTCCCCAAACTATCACAAGAATGTAGAACACTAGGTGACTaattccaccaacgaggaatcACTGAAGAGAAAAGAGTAGACTGTGACTTCTTAGCATTAATGGATGGTCATTTAATACACAGCTCATCAGAATGCTGCAGCAGACAGAGTTCCACTGAATTGAATGGGTCAACCCAATCATTAAATGAACACTTCAGATGCCCACACCGTGGGAgcattttactttttaaaaagttCATGTTGATGAACATTCCTTCGCACCAGAATATAAAGTATAGCTGTCAAGAGTGCTGGCACAGGCAGCTGAATCTCTATTCTTAATTGCATTTTTTTataccagtagatggcagtatATGAAAAAACCGTGCTGTTAAACTGATGAAAAGCCGTAGTGGCTGAGGCTCAGTCATTTGTCTGAGTATATGCACCATTATGGTACCAATCAAGATTACAACAGCTCATTGTCCAACGATCACTCAAGAGAACTCAGACAAATGTTCTAAAATGCACATTGTTTACAATGAATGGCTATGTTTGAGCTGGTGCCAGTGCAATAATAGTTTTGGGCAAAATGAAACATACTTCAGGATGCACAGAGTCTAACAAAAGACACCACACCACTATTCTGTAATATTGCCTTTTATGTCTtgtgattcattttcattttaattttactTTTAACATGCCATGGACATGGATAACATTTTGACAATGACTTTATGAAGCAGACACAAGCAGATTCCTATgtaattttttattttgcttatttcatttgttaaaaaatagctttgaagaaaaaaaaatatacctTTGTTACAATTGATTCTTAAAAAGTTCCAAGTATCATACATGCATTCTGATTTTCTCATTCTCTATCTCATGCAAAGTCTCGTCTTTATGCAAACATGCAAATATTGGCATTGCACATACATTAATGTGAGGCATTATCCAAGGCTTGCTACATAGCAGTAACCCACAAATTGGCACAATGTTTGACAATTTTACACAAATTGGGGCTGCATTGCTATGCCAAACTCTGATGATTACATGGATGAAATGTTTTCTGCTGCGGATATGTGAGCTCTGGAGATATGCTTTTGATATCCAGGTGGGGATGTTGACACGTGTCAGGTGGAAAACGTTATGATTGACAGCCCTCCAGAGATGCAGATGTTTCTCTCTATACGAGTCCAAACTGGGCCAGGTCACTCAGCTCCATGTCCCCAAacgcctatatatatatataaacctgGGGTTATTAGTGTAGGGAGAGCGGTACACCTTTTAACTTTTAAGATTTTTAAATGAACTATGCTTACACTGGTGTGAAACCTCTCTACTATCACCTCTAATAGCTATAGACATTGCCGGACTGGGCCTTATGGCCAGCCAATCAGTGCCTTTTGAGAGTGGTGCGCCGTTTAATAGGGAGtgcggagagagaggagattaacagagagagatgatggtgtTTGGAGAGAAGATGGCGGTTACCTGGAGGAGTCCACGCTAGTCAACGCTCCAATGAGGATAAGTGAATAAAAGTTAATAACAGTTTAATAACCTTAGTTTCTAGTATCAGTGTAAGTCAGTCGGAGACACttgtttgtaggctacttgttattttattttcgcGAAATAGTAGCCATGACGTTCGTTTGAGTGGCTGCTTTGAATTGTTTACAGCATGGTTTCCCAAACTCCATCAATGTGTGCCTCCCCTCTGAAAACAGTGACACCTCACCTCCAcaattatttgaaaatgaatgaTATTCACTTCAGTTACGCCACTTAAATCGGTgctatactatgctatgcaatgcaatgagttttcatcatattttcgACGTTTGGCTTTGTTGCCCATATTAGGCTCGTGCAGCGATAAAATGTGACAAATCTGTTAgctatcggaacgtcacattttaagtcatgtagcctatgtccaacctcttacgtttATGTGTCacttattcatttctatacaaaccaagctGTCGGATTCCTAAaaaaacgcaagcacccacatcataagtgtatctaaattagctatgtaccaaaactTGCGTTCACTGGTAACTTGCAGCTAGCTCGGCTGGCGGCACTGTTCCTAAATTACGTTATGAAGTTTGGCACAATACATTCTCACTCAGGATAGGGATCAATAATACTTTCCACTATCCCAAAGATTTAGTATACATCTCTTCTATGATTTATTTCGATTTTATAATGTTGACAATTACATAATCATTGAAAAAAACATAGATAGTTCTAacatgaaataaatgtttttccttcttttttttaatcaaccTTCCGCGCCTCCCCTCAAATTATTTGGCGCCCCCCAGGGGAGGCGCGCCTCACAGTTTTAATCAAGTAGAAGTCTGTTGTAGAATTAAAACCTCCGGTCAAGTGGCTtaggttattatgaccgccgcgcagcgaagcggcggtcatataggtttagtcagatttcagccaattttccgtcaaggattcccgggacactgaaagaccggggttcacgaaacttggtgggcatgtagccccacaaggatagcatggaaccattgtttcttgttttgatctgtagcccaccccctgctggactggaccccccgaaaagAAGTGTAGgacggacacagttttctgtgaatatcttgagaaccgtagggtttaggaggaccacctatTTTTgcatgttgatcttaaggggccatgtcaacccattccatgaccacttattttatgtatagcgccacctagttaaaaatgaaaaagtaaaaatgagttGTTGTAAtggcaggtatctgtgacctgccatggtcaaaactgcacgaaattggaagtgtaggatcattatgacaccctctgaatgcatgccaagttttgtggaatttcgttcatggggggtcataaaataaattaatttatgctACTGtgcaccaactggcctgtaggtggccggacacagttttctgtgaatatctcgggaaccgtagggcctaggaggaccaccttttttttgtatgttggtcttaaggggtcatgtcaacccatcccataaccactcatttcatctattgtatagcgccacctagttgaaaaaatgaggtgtaatcacaatatctctggctgacatggtccaaactgcacaaaattgaaagtgtaggatcattatgacaccctctgaatgagactttcgttcatggggggccatacaataaattaatttatgtgtacatttagtgactgtccACTAACAGAGTTTTCtttgaatatcttgagaaccgtagggcccattttttgcgtatgtttgcctccatgggtcatgttaacccattccatatgcaccatgtgcacaaacagatacacacgcacacacatacattcacagtaatcatacatatgacacatacacacacacagtagacatatgtacgtgcacacacacaggcacacacacaagcacatgtcaGATATCAgagagaattgagtgtgcataatgcaattcagtgagacagttagaatcatatatgcctttcgccttttgtttttagccagcagccagaccagcagataccctgactttgctgaattactgaagc of Alosa alosa isolate M-15738 ecotype Scorff River chromosome 14, AALO_Geno_1.1, whole genome shotgun sequence contains these proteins:
- the LOC125307317 gene encoding guanylyl cyclase-activating protein 2-like; protein product: MGQGESAEHEEVDLAQIQDLCLTFIKECPSGALHLHEFKRIFGVQSTSEEENIYIETIFHSFDTNRDNQLDFMEYTAALHLVLRGKLEDRLKWSFKIYDGDGNGRLDRQEIRHIIKIIYKMKTKNTDIGMTPAEMCDRIFELVDENHDGQISLAEFMEGAQKDEWLMEMLKLDFNAGGWVNQNLIKTP